TTCGTCGTCTCGCGGGCCTCCCCCGAGGGCGCGACGGATCGCAACCGGGAGCTGTCCCGCGAGCGCGCCGAGGCGGTGATGACCCACCTCGAGGAGACCTTCTCCGACCCGCAGCTCGAGCGGGAGGTCGGCCTGCTCTGGCTCGGCGAGGAGTACGCCCAGCTCGACCCGTCCTTCTGCGACTGGACGCGCAGCGGCGACTCCGGGCAGTGTGAGTCGGAGGATCTCAACCGGAGCGCGTTCATCGCATGGATCGACTGTCGATTGTGACCGCCGCCCTCCTCTTCGTCGGCTGCGGCGAAGAGGGCCCCGCCCCCGCCCCACCCTCGCGCGTGGTCGCGGTGGCGGCGGAGGCGCCCGAGACCGAGAGCTTGTGTGACGCGACGCCGAACACGCGGCTCGCCCTGCCTCCGCTCGCGGAGGGTCAGACGGCGCCGTCGGTGGAGGGCCGCCGCTGGGTCAACGTCTGGGCGACCTGGTGCCGGCCGTGCGTCGAGGAGATGCCGCTCCTCGAGCGGTTCTCGGAGCGCCTCGCCGAAGACGGCGCGCCGACCACCCTGAGCTTCGTCAGCGCCGATCGCGACGACGAGAGCGTCGCGCGTTTTCGCCAGAGCCACGGCGACATGCCCGAGAGCCTGCGCGTGTCCGACCCCGCCGCGGTCGCGGTCTGGGGCGCCACCCTCGGCCTTGGGGAAGCGGCTTCGCTCCCCCTCCACGTCCTGACCGACGAAGACGGCCGCGTGGTCTGCGCCCGCGCAGGCGCCGTCTCCGAAGACGACTACGAAGCCGTCCGCGCCGTCCTGCGCTAGCTAGCCGAACGACCGGGGACGATCCTATTCATTCGTCAAACTCGAGTATGACGAACGAATAGGATCGTCCCCGATCCTCACGCGATCCTGACGCGGCTGCTACTTGCGGCTGGGATCGCGGGCAAGGGCACGGGGCAGTCGGCGGAAGAACGCGAGCGTTCTTCGGCCGACTGCTACGGCGCGACGCAGAGGTGGTTCAGCGTGTTGACGAAGAGGTTCTGCAGGGCGGGCTGGGTGCCGCTGGTGCCGACCCAGTCGACGAGCGGGCCCGAGCCGGACCCGTTGCCGTTCCAGTAGACCACCATGCCACCCGTGCCGCCGATGCCCTCGGTGATCTGGAGCTTGCTGGAGCCGGAGACGGCGACGACGCGCACCGCGCCGCCGGTCGGCGTGCACTGGTCGTGGTCGGTGCTGCCGGAGGTGAGGCTCTGACCCATGGTGAAGGTCTGCGCGGGGCCGAGCGCGATGGGGTGCAGCGCGTTCACCACCGAGAGGGCACCGCTGAACGGGCCGTCACCCGGGCTGGCGCAGCGGACGAGGCCGCCGAGCACGGAGTCGGTGGGGCTCCCGAGCGAGTCGTAGCCGGTCACGATCAGGCGGCCGCCCGCGTTGATCCAGTTGGTCAGCGCCGTCAGCTCCGCGCTCGACAGGATGCGGTCGTGCTCATGCAAGATGATGTGCGTGTAGCGCGAGAGCACCGCCGGGTCCGACGAGTGCACGCCCGTCGTGCCGTTCATGTTGAGCACGTCGAAGGTGTGGCCGTTCGCGGTGAAGAGCCCCTGGATGGTCGGGTCGGTGAACTGCGACTCCTGCCCGATGAGGCCCCAGAAGCAGCCGGTGAAGGTGCCGCAGCGGCCGGGCGGGGTCGTGCACACGCCGGCCGTGCAGTCGGTGCCGCTCGAGCAGAGCTGCCGGTCGGCGCAGCGCGGGCACGCGGTCGACCCGCCGCAGTCGACGTCGGTCTCGCCGCCGTTCCGCACGCCGTCCATGCAGGTGGGCGCCTCGCAGGTGCCGGCCGTGCAGACACCGCTCAGGCAGTCACGCCCCGCCAGGCACATCTCACCCGTGTCACAGCCGAGGCAGCTGCCGCCGCCGCAGTCGAGGTCGGTCTCGGCGCCGTTCAGCACGCCGTCGCCGCAGCCGGGCGCGTTGCAGCGCATGGTGGGCCCGTCGCAGATGTTGGACGCGCAGTCGGCGTCCACCGAGCACATCAGGCCGGGCGCACAGGCCGGGCAGGTCGCGCCGCCGCAGTCCAGGTCGGTCTCGTCGCGGTTGCGGACCCGGTCGGCGCAGGAGACGCAGCTGCCGCTGTCGCAGGTGGCGCCGAGCGCGGAGCAGTCCCCGTCGACCAGGCAGGCCGCGCCGTCGCGGCAGCCACCGCAGAGGGTCCCGCCGCAGTCGATGTCCGTCTCGTCCTGATTGAGCACGCCGTCCATGCAGCTGACGCAGAGGCCGGCCTCGCACGCCCCCCCCGCGCAGTCGGAGTCGACGAGGCAGGCCTCGCCGTCGTCGCACGCTTCACAGAGCGGCCCGCCGCAGTCGACGTCGGTCTCCTCGGCGTTGAGGATCAGGTCGGTGCACGAGACGCAGCCGCCGTCGAAGCAGCGCATGCCCATGCAGTCCGAGTCGACCATGCACGCCAGGCCGTCGCGACAGGCCGGGCAGATGGCTCCGCCGCAGTCGACGCTGGTCTCGTCCTGGTTCTGGACCCGGTCGTTGCACGCCGCGTCGGTGCACGTGCCAGCCGCGCAGATCATGCTCGAGCAGTCGTCGCGGTCGAGGCAGCTCAGCCCACCGGCGCAGCGCGGGCAGGTGTCGCCGCCACAGTCGATGTCGGTCTCGGTGCCGTTCTGCCGCATGTCCTCGCAGTTGCTCATGGTGCACTCGCCACCGCGGCACCGCCCCGAGAGACACTCGTCGTTCGAGGTGCAGGGCTGGCCGCCTCCGCAGAGCGCGCAGTCCCCGCCGCAGTCGGTCCCCGTCTCGTCGCCGTTGCGGACCCCGTCGGTGCAGTTGGGGACGAGGCAGCGCCCGCGCTCGCAGACGCTCGACTCACAGTCTTCGGCCGACAGGCAGTTCTCGCCGTTGGCGCAGGGCGGGCACGAGCCGCCGCAGTCGATGCCGCTCTCGTCGCCGTCCTTCATGGCGTTGTCGCACTGCGGCTCGACGCCCGAGTCCGTCCCGGAATCCCGCATGGTTCCGGCGTCATCGTTCATCGGCGGGATCGGGGTGGTCTCGGTGGAGCAGGCGGCGAGGAGGAGGCAAGAAGCAAGGACGGTACGAAACGACATGGCCCAAGAGTTCCTCGGCTCGTCGGTCGATGCAATGCGCCTCGGTGAGCCGGGGTCACAGGGAGATCCCTGAGCTGGGTCGGCGTCGCGCCGACACGATGAACCCGGCGCACAGCACGAGGAGCGCCCCGAGGAGGGCCACGGGCGGGAGCCGCTCCCCTAAGCACACCCAGCCGACCAGGCACGCGACGACCGGCTCGACGAAGGCCAGCACCGCCGCGCGCGCCGCCCCGACCAGCGCGAGCCCCCGCACGAAGGCCACGCCCGCCAGCACCCCCGGCACCAGCGCGGCGACCGCCATCCACCCCACGTCCCGGAGCTCCACCTGTCCGAGATCCGCCACCGCGAAGGGGGCCAGGAGCAGGGCGGCGGGGAGCGCGTGCCACCCCATGGTGCGCGCGGGACCGATGCGCGCGGAGAGGGGGCCGACCAGAAAGACGAGGGCCGCGTAGCCGACCGCGCTCGTGAGCCCGAGCGCCGCGCCCAGGCCGAGCTGGCCCGTCAGCGCGGCGGGCTCCCAGGGGCGCAGCAATAGGCAGAGCCCCACCAGGGCCAGGCCCGCGGCGGGCAGCGCGCGCGGCGTGGGGCGCTTCTCGATGTGGGGCGCGAGCAGCGCGACGAGCACGGGGGCGACGGAGTGCGTCAGGACGGCGACGGCCACGCTCGTCACGCCCATCGCGGCGAAGAAGGTGCCGACGTTGAGCGCGTCGAGCGCGGCGTACGCGAGCAGGAGCGCGAGGGTCCGGCGATCCCAGCGGGGCTCGACGCCATCGAAGCGGAAGAACGGGACGGCGAAGACGAAGATCCCGAGCAGGAGCAGCGGCGCGGTGACGGTGGCGGGCAAGCCCGTCGGCCGGAGGAAGAGGCTCCAGGTCCCCCACGCGGTGGCCGCGCAGACGATCATCACGGTTCCCATGGACGCGGTGCCCATGGCCGCGGTGCCCGCGAGGGGAGAACGCACCGCCGCTCGTTAGCACGGCCGGAGAGCGCGTCAGTGCGAGTGGTGGTCGCGGCGGTGACGGCGGCGGAGCATGGTCATCACCATCGCGTCGACGCGACCCCGGACCACCGACGCGGTGACCGCCGAGAGGGTGGGCCCGCTCGCCATCGATCGGATCATCGCCCGCTCGCCCGCGACCTCCCCGTCGGTCGCGTACAGCGCGTCGGCCTCGGCGTGGTGAGCGGCGCGGCTCGCGCGCACGAAGGGATCCAGCTCACCCCCGTCGAGGTAGAGGCCACCGCAGCAGCCCGCGCGATCCACCTCCAGCACGCCGGCGAGGGTGGACACTCTCCACGCCTCCATGGGCGGACCGCACGCGGGGCACGACAGCTCCGAGGGGCCGGCCGCCTGGGCCGCCGAGGGCCCGACGCCGAAGAACGCCGCGGTGTGCGCGCCGGCCGCCTCCGACTCCCCCGGGTCGAAGAACATGCTCCCGCACGCGGCGCAGTAGTCCACCTCGAGCCCATCCGCGCGGTCGGCGCGATAGGGGCCGCGGCAGCGCGGGCAGGCGCGGTCGCTCGCCTCGGTCGGATCGAGCTCGCGGAGCGGCGCGACCGAGCGCGGCTCGTGCGCCACCACCCCCCGCAGGATGTCACCGAAATGCCCGCCCGGTGTGCTCGAAGGCGGCGGCGGCGGCGCAGCGAACACGGCCCCGGTGGACGTGCGCACGTTGTCTCCCGCGGAGCCCGACGATGGGCTGGGCGAAGGGATGGGTGACGGACGAACCGGCGGCGCCCCCGCGAGCTGGGCGGCGCGCTCGGCCGCCGCCGCGAAGTGGGACTGCTCGCCCGCGTCCAGGAACACGCCGCCGCAGCACGCGGCCCGGTCGACGTCGAGCGCGCGGCCGTCGGTCGCGACGATGCGGTAGCGAACCATGGGCTGCCCATGCGCGGGACACGGCCGACCGTCGGCGCCCACGCGCGTCGCCGCGCCCGCGCCCACCCCGAAGAGCGCCGCGGTGTCGACCCCGGCCAGCTCGGGCTCGTTCGCGTCGAAGAAGACGCCTCGGCAGCGCGGGCAGATGTCGAGCTCGACACCGAAGACGGGGCGCGACTCCATCGAGGCGCCGCAAGCGGGGCAGGTTCGCGGTGCAGTCACCGAGCCATCCTACATCACGCCGCGTATGCTCGGCCGGATGCCGCGTCGCCTGCGCACTCGCTTCTTCGATGGCTCCTCCATCCCCGAGGAGCTGCTCCGCGCGGCCTGGTCACTGCGGCTGAGCGCGCTGATGATCCAGCGCGTGAGGTTCGTCGCCCTCGGGCTCGCGCTCTCGAGTGGCTGCGGCGCGGCGCAGCCTCCGAGACGGGCTTCGGCCGAGGAAGCGCTCGAGCTACTCGCGGCATGGATCACCTTCGTCGGGATCGACGACCGAGAGCACCTGGAGAGCCTGCAGAGCGAAGACTTCGTCTACGCGGAAGACGGAGCGCCGGCGGTCGAGCGCACGCGGCACCTTCGGGTCTGTGGCGAGCCCACGATGGAGGCGGTGCCGGGCGGCTGGGATGTGACCTTGGTCGTCCGCACGCTCGGGCACGACGGCCTGCTCCGTAGCGGCGTGCGGCGGCTGGCGCTCCGGGACCGGGAGGGGCGGCTGCTGGTGGCGCGGGACACGTTCGACGTGGAGACGACGCGCGCGCCGCGGCCGCCGGTGGTCTGGCCGCAGGTGGCCGAATGCCACGACTCCACGCCGCGGGGATGCCTCGTCATCGATCTCGACGGAGACAGGGCCCAGCGCCGGCTCGAGCTCCCCGAGCCTTTCCGACCGCCGCCTGGGGCGCTCTCCCCGCTCGAGCTCGACGAATGACGAAGATCGGGAGGATCAGAGGCGCGCGATGACGAGGCCGGCGTTGCTGCCGCCGAAGCCGCTGGAGACGCTCATGACCGCGTCGACCTTCTTCTGGCGGGTCTCGCCGCGGATGAGGTCGAGGCCGGCGGTGGCCGGGTCGGGGTCTTCGAGGTGGAGCGTGGGCGGGAGCGAACCGTCGCGCAGCGCGAGGGTGCTGAAGACCGCCTCGACCGCGCCCGCGCCGCCGAGGGCGTGACCGGTGGCGCCCTTGGTGCTCGAGACGGCGACACCGGGCAGCACGCGGGCGAGGACCTGCGCTTCGATCTCGTCGCCGACCGGGGTGCTGGTGGCGTGCCCGTTGACGTAGCCGATGGCGTCGGCGGGGATCCGGGCGTCGCGCAGGGTCTCCTCGATGGCGAGCTGGAGGCCGACGCCGTCGGGCGCCGGGCTCGCGATGTGGAAGGCGTCGGTCAGGGTCGCGTAGCCGCGCAGCTCGGCGAGGATGTTCGCGCCGCGCTTCTTCGCGTGCTCGAGCTCCTCAATGGCGATCACCGCGGCCGCCTCGCCGAGCACGAAGCCGTTCCGGCGCGTGTCGTACGGGCAGCTGGCCGCCGCGGGGTCCTCCTCCTTGCTGACGGCCCGGAGCGACGCGAAGCCGGCGAGCGCGACCGCGTCCACGGAGGACTCGGCGCCGCCCGCGAGCGCGACGTCGCAACGACCGTTGCGGATCATCCACATCGCCTCGCCGATGCCCATGGCGCCGCTGGTGCACGCGGCGGTGGTCGACATGTTCGGGCCGCGGCAGCCGAAGCGGATCGCGACCTGCCCCGCCGCGAGGTTCCCGACCATCGCGGGCACGAGGTAAGGAGAGACCCGGCGCGGGCCCTTCTGGTCGATGGTGCGGGTCGCGTCCTCGATGTGCCGCATCGAGCCCATGCCGACGCCGATCATCACAGCGGCGCGCTCGAGCGCCTTCGCGTCGAGGCCCGCGTGGGTGACCGCCTGGTCGGCCGCGTCGACGGTCATGTGGATGAAGCGGCCGCCCTCGCGGAGCTTCTTCTTCTCGGTCACGCGCTCGGGATCGAAGTCGAGACACTCCCCCGCCACGTGCACGGGGATGCGCGGGTCGGGGTGCTCGGCGATCTTCCGGATGCCGCACTCCCCCGCCACCAGGGCGTCCCAGGACTTCTTCACGTCCCGTCCGAGAGGGCTCACGAGCCCCAGTCCGGTGATCACCACGCGCCGTGTCGTCATGGCCGGGACCCTAAAGCGTGGCGATGCGCTCGGCCAGGGTCGCGGTCACTTGGCCAGCAGGTTGCGGAACGGCTTTCGCCGCTTGAAGCGATAGGCGCCGAAGTCCCGCGCGTCCGTCGAGAGGATGCGCCCATCGTCTCGCTCTTCCGCACAGATCACGAGCGAAGCGTCCGCGAGGTCCATCGGGAGGTCGCGATACTTGCGCATGAGCGCGGCGACCCTCTCGAGGTGCGAGACCGAGATGTCGAAGATGCTCGCGGCCCCATCATGAATGCTCTCCACGAACGCTCGGACGAGGTCCGGGCCAGACGTCCGCTGGATGAGGTGAGTCGTCTCCGTGAGGACCGGCCACGTGGTGAGAAACCCCTCCGCGCCATACTTCTCGGCGGCCGCGACGGCGGCGCGGTGATGGGCGTCGCTGCGCACGACCAGCGCGACGAAGAACCCGGTGTCGGCCAGGATCACGTGGAGCCCTCACCGTGCTTGCTGGAGTAGTCGATCTGCTCCTTGTAGGTCTCGGACAGATCCGTCGGGCCCGAGGCGGCGCCGACGACGCCGTGTCGGCGGAAGATGTCGAGTGGAGAGCGCTCGTCCAACAGCGACTTCGCATAGGCGCGAAGAGCCGCCTTCATCACCGCGCTGGTGTTCTGGCCGGTAAGCGACCGCACGCGTTCGAGGAGCGCGCGCTCCTCCTCGTCGAGCCGCGCGATGATGCGATTGTCGCGGGATTTGCTCACCTGTCTGACATACGTATGACACTGCGACCGGTCAAGCGGCGCGCGTGTTCACTCGGCGCGTCGGGGTGGCGATGCGCTCGGCGGTCACGCTCGGGCAATCTTCAGGTGGCGCCTCCAGCTCCGCCGCTCGACGAAGAACGCCGCGACCGCCGCGAAACCGATCAGGACGAGCACGAGCGTCGTGGGGGAGAGGTAGGCGTGGGCGCGGCGCTCGTGCACGACCACGACGTCCTCGGCTTCGCCATCGAGGTCACGCGACAGTTCCCATGACGAGACGCCGGGTGTGATGAGCGGGAGCGCCCCGACCACCTCGAAGGTGCGAGGGCCCAGCCACTCGACCGCCTCGGCGCTCCGCTCCCCCTCCGTGACCCACTCGACCACCGCGAACTGGCCCGTCCGGATCATGACGTGCGCCGGACCGGGCGCGCTCGGCGACCGCAGCGGCAAGTACACCGCCTCCACCCGCCCGTTCTCCACCTCGGTGACGGCCCGGCCGAGGTCGGCCACGCAGCCGTGGAGCTCGAGCCGCAGCTCGGGGGGCGGGGACCTGAGCTCCGCGCAGTCGTAGACGCCGAGCTCCCAGTTCGCGGCCAGGTAAGCGGCGTATCCGAGCGCGCCCACCAGGAAGGCCGCCGCGAGCGCCCCTGCGCCGATCGCCCGTCGACGGTGCTTGTCCACCTCGACCCACGCCTGGCGCCTGGCCCTCGTCTCCTGCGTCTCCTCGACCATCACACGAGCCTGTCAGGCTCGGATGCGAATGTCACTCGCCGCGGCGGAGGTGGCGGCCCATCCAGTAGGCGACGCGGAAGTCGACGCCGGGGAAGAGCGAGGTTCCGTCGGCCTCGCGGTTCACGCGGTAGGGGTCGCTGCGCCAGTGGTAGTTGCTGGGCGGGCGGAGGGCCATCGGCAGCGCCTCCGCCGCGACGAGCTCGTCGCCCCGTCCCACCTCGCCGAGGAGGGTGAGGGTCGTCTCGCCGTCGATCGCGGTGCAGGTCATCGCGGCGATCTCCGCCTCGTCGCAGTTGATGACCGACTCCTCGAAGAACGGCGCGGCGGGGAAGCCCGTCAGGCTCGCGAGGCCGCGCGCGTAGGCCGGCTCGCTCACGGCCGAGAGCGGGCGGGTGACGGTGGCGTCGCCGTGCGCGGCCTCGAAGACGAAGTCGTAGAAGGTCTGCGCCTGGCTCGACGGCTGACGCTCCGCCCCCTCGGCGCCGTAGAGCGCGCTCGTGCCCTCCGCCACGGCGGAGCGAGCGAGGTCGTCGCAGAGGTAGCGCTGCGCGAGCCAGAGCCCGGTGAAGGACATGTTGTAGTTGGAGAAGTTCGAGCGGGTGCCCGCGTCGATGAGCGTGGCGTTCTCGCGCACGATCTCGTGCAGCGCGCGCCGCTCGATCAGCTCCTCGTGGAGGTAGCGCGCGAGCTCCGCGTCGCCCGAGACCCGCGCGAGCACCGCGATGATGCCGAGCGCCATCGCGGCGTGCTGCCCGTTGACGCCGCGGCCCGGCAGGTACACCCGGTCGACCGCGTTCTCGTGCAGGTAGGCGTGGAAGGTGAGCCGCCCGTCCGCGTCGTGGATCTCGAGGTCGTAGCCGTCTTCACCCACCTGCATCAGGGAGTGGCCGATCGCGCGGGCGTCGTCCGCCATGCGCTCGAGGAGCGCCGCGTCGATGGTCGGGTCCGCGCTCGCGACCTCCCACAGCGCGGCCATGCCGAGCACCCAGCCGATCAGCATGTCGCGGCTGCACGAGTCCTCCCAGATGTACTCCGGGTAGAGACCCTCGGCGGAGTTGTCCTCCCGCCAGGTGCCGTTCGTCTTCTCGGCGGGGAGCGGCGCGCCGCTCGCGTCGAACAGGGGCACCGTCTCGATGGACGCCGCGCCGGGCACGTCGGTCCGGATGAAGCCCCGCGCGATGACGCCCTCCACGCCGGTGATGGCCGTCGCGCGGTGGTGCGCCTCGATGGCGGCCAGCACGTGCTCGCGGGCGCGGTCGACGTCCTCGCATGCGGCGCCCGAGTCGCGCAGCGTGGCGTACCGGAACGCGTCGGCGACGGCGCCCGCGCCTCCATAAGCGCCAGCCACTTTGCGCCACTCCACCATGTCGTGGACGGCGCGGCCCGCGTGCGCCTCGAGATCCCAACCGTCGGTCTCGAGCAGGAAGGTACGCACCGCCTCTCGGTCCGCCTCGAGCGCCACGCGGACCTCCGTGTTCACCCCCGTGTGCAGCGCGTGGATGGCGTGGAACTGCCGGTCGCGCCGGCGCGCCTCCGCGTCGAGCGCCGCGTCGTAGCCAGGGTCGCCAGGGCCGGGGAGGAGCGATCCCAGCGCGCTCGGGCCGCTCCCGCACGCGGGCGGTGAGACGGCGGGGAGCGCCTCGCACGTCGGCATGGGCCGAGGCGGCGCGTCCGGCGGCGGGGTCGAGGCGTCGAGCGCCGCGTCGGACCCCACGGCCGCGTCCGGGGCGTCGCCTCCATCACACGCCGACACCAGGAGCAAGGCCAGCGCCCAGCGGAGAGCCGAAGAAGCCATCGGCCGACTCTACGCAAAGCCCGCGTCGGGCGCACTCGGTGCGTGCTCGCGGGCCCCGTCCGCGCGAACGATCCGGATGGCACGACGGCTGCTCCGAGCGTCGACGGGGGGAAACATGGGAGAACACAGGCTGGGCTTCGAGGCGGTGGCCGTGGGCATCGTCGCCTTCGCGCTGCTGATGGGCTGTGACTCCGAGGATCCCGGCGTGCCGGAGTCCTTCGAGCTGCTCGACGGGGCTGTCTGCGACGCCGCCAACGGC
Above is a genomic segment from Sandaracinaceae bacterium containing:
- a CDS encoding zf-TFIIB domain-containing protein translates to MTAPRTCPACGASMESRPVFGVELDICPRCRGVFFDANEPELAGVDTAALFGVGAGAATRVGADGRPCPAHGQPMVRYRIVATDGRALDVDRAACCGGVFLDAGEQSHFAAAAERAAQLAGAPPVRPSPIPSPSPSSGSAGDNVRTSTGAVFAAPPPPPSSTPGGHFGDILRGVVAHEPRSVAPLRELDPTEASDRACPRCRGPYRADRADGLEVDYCAACGSMFFDPGESEAAGAHTAAFFGVGPSAAQAAGPSELSCPACGPPMEAWRVSTLAGVLEVDRAGCCGGLYLDGGELDPFVRASRAAHHAEADALYATDGEVAGERAMIRSMASGPTLSAVTASVVRGRVDAMVMTMLRRRHRRDHHSH
- a CDS encoding DMT family transporter, whose product is MRSPLAGTAAMGTASMGTVMIVCAATAWGTWSLFLRPTGLPATVTAPLLLLGIFVFAVPFFRFDGVEPRWDRRTLALLLAYAALDALNVGTFFAAMGVTSVAVAVLTHSVAPVLVALLAPHIEKRPTPRALPAAGLALVGLCLLLRPWEPAALTGQLGLGAALGLTSAVGYAALVFLVGPLSARIGPARTMGWHALPAALLLAPFAVADLGQVELRDVGWMAVAALVPGVLAGVAFVRGLALVGAARAAVLAFVEPVVACLVGWVCLGERLPPVALLGALLVLCAGFIVSARRRPSSGISL
- a CDS encoding PIN domain-containing protein, translating into MILADTGFFVALVVRSDAHHRAAVAAAEKYGAEGFLTTWPVLTETTHLIQRTSGPDLVRAFVESIHDGAASIFDISVSHLERVAALMRKYRDLPMDLADASLVICAEERDDGRILSTDARDFGAYRFKRRKPFRNLLAK
- a CDS encoding beta-ketoacyl-[acyl-carrier-protein] synthase family protein, with translation MTTRRVVITGLGLVSPLGRDVKKSWDALVAGECGIRKIAEHPDPRIPVHVAGECLDFDPERVTEKKKLREGGRFIHMTVDAADQAVTHAGLDAKALERAAVMIGVGMGSMRHIEDATRTIDQKGPRRVSPYLVPAMVGNLAAGQVAIRFGCRGPNMSTTAACTSGAMGIGEAMWMIRNGRCDVALAGGAESSVDAVALAGFASLRAVSKEEDPAAASCPYDTRRNGFVLGEAAAVIAIEELEHAKKRGANILAELRGYATLTDAFHIASPAPDGVGLQLAIEETLRDARIPADAIGYVNGHATSTPVGDEIEAQVLARVLPGVAVSSTKGATGHALGGAGAVEAVFSTLALRDGSLPPTLHLEDPDPATAGLDLIRGETRQKKVDAVMSVSSGFGGSNAGLVIARL
- a CDS encoding TlpA disulfide reductase family protein → MTAALLFVGCGEEGPAPAPPSRVVAVAAEAPETESLCDATPNTRLALPPLAEGQTAPSVEGRRWVNVWATWCRPCVEEMPLLERFSERLAEDGAPTTLSFVSADRDDESVARFRQSHGDMPESLRVSDPAAVAVWGATLGLGEAASLPLHVLTDEDGRVVCARAGAVSEDDYEAVRAVLR